The segment AAGGATCGAGGTCGCCTTCTCGTGTAGCTGGTCCACGACCAACGCCAGCAGCATAATCATCAAAGTGTTCAATCATATCGCGCAATGCCTTGAGGCCATTGTGACCGTTTATTTGAAAAGTGTTATCAAACTTGGCCACGGCATGATCAGTAGCACTTTCTACTGGGCTAAGTTTCCTCAGCGTTCTAACGGTGGTGCGATACAGCCAGAGACGGATGATGAAGTTTTCCCAGTGATACTCCACCTCAAATCCGCGAGCCATTTCGTCTGCTGTGTCTGCGATCTGATCCAGCTCGCGCCATGAAAGAACGAGCATGTTCCATGCGTGGGTATGGCGTGGTTTGTAATAGTCCCAAATGACGCCTTGCTCTTGAACGGAACGCATTCGCAAATCCTCGACCGTGATCTCAAACCACATTTTCACTTGCTAGAAACGGCTTGCAATCCCAGATTTTCGGCGCCTTTGCGGGTTTACACATCTGTTACTGGGATGCTCGCACCCGCGATAGGGATTGATCGAACGGTCGAAGAAAATATCGGGTGAGTAGTTGCGTGTGATGATCGTGCGTGGATGCTCGATGGTCACTGTCGTCCGCGCTGGGGGCGTCTCGCCGTCGATCTGCGCCTGCTCATCGCGCCAGTCGCCGTCCAGCTCGCGTCCGGGAAGGTTGAAGCGGTCGCTCAGCCGGTTGAGCGTAGCGCCGCGGGCAGGGCGACGTCGGGCATCCATCCGAAGATGGTGCCCGACATTGTGGAACATATCAAGAACAAATGTGTGAGGCGCGCGCTCAGTCTGCGGTCAGTGCCCGGGTCCGCGGGTCGATGCGAACGGCGGTTGCGCCGCGCAGCCCCGGGAAGCGCGGCCACATGCCCTGCGCCAGCGCCGCCAGGCTCGACGACGGATCACCGGCATTGCGCTGGTACATCCAATAGTTGCGCAGGACGATGGTCACATATCCGCGCGTTTCCCAATAGGGCAGCGATTCGATGTAGAGCAGCGGATCGCCGCCATCGATGTTGCGGGCGTTCCAGTCGCGCACGGGCGCGGGGCCGGCATTATAGGCCGCGATCACCTTGGGCAGCAGCCCCTGCGTTCCCTGGAAATCGCGCAGATATTCCATGTAGCGCTGGCCGAATTCCATGTTGGTGGAAGGATTGGTCAGCGCCTCGCGCGACGGATCACCGCCCCGATCCCGCGCCATATGGCGCGCGGCGGCCGGCATCACCTGCATCAAACCGTAAGCCCCAGCCGGGCTCACCACGTCGCGGCGGAAGTTCGATTCCTGCAGTGCGTGCGCGAACACCAGCGACTTGTCGACGCGCCAGCCGCCATCGGGCACCCAGTCGGGCGCGGGGTAGCGCGCATTGGCCGATGGATTGGCGCCGGATGGGCCGTTGTGCGAAAGCCAGATCTGCGTTTCGGGCAGGTTCAGCCGCGCGGCGAGCGATACCATCGCGGCATGATCGCCGCGCCCGCCGATCCGCGCCTGATGGCGCAGCGTTTCATCCGCCAGCCGATATTCGCCAATCTCGTTGAAGGCGATCGCCGCCCGCACATTATTGAGCTTGGACAGGCGCTTCCAGTCGGCCGAAAGCATGTCCGGCCCGGTGTCGTTCCTGGGCGCGAGGCCGAGCGCCTGCGCCGCGAGCAGGCCATAAAAGGTTTCGTCCATGCGCGCGGCGATGCGCAGCCGTTCCTGCACGCGCGCCGGTTGCCCGCCGGCCATGTCGGCACGCGCGGCCCAGAAATGGCCGGCGGCGCGAAATTCGCTGTCATCCCCACGCGCGGCGACCGCCTGGAACGCGGTGCTGGCTTCGCGGAAATCGCGGTCGCGCCAGGCGGCAAGCCCGATCACCCATTCGGCATGGGTGGCCCAGACGCCGGGGCCGCGCCGGGCTTTTCCAGCCAGCTGGCGCGCGGCCGCATCATTCCCGGTGAGATAATAAGACCAGGCCACGCGCTGCTGCCATTCGGTAAGCGCCTCGGGGGTCAGCTGGCCTTCGACTTCGGAGATCAATTTCTCGGCGCTCGCCGGATCGTCGATCTTGATGAGCGGCAGAATCTTGGCGCTCAGCGCGTCGGCAATCGGATCGCCCTTGGTCGCCGAAGCGCGCGCACGCACGGGCTTGCCGCCGAGCCACACCATCTTCTGCGTCTCG is part of the Sphingomonas sp. C3-2 genome and harbors:
- a CDS encoding lytic transglycosylase domain-containing protein gives rise to the protein MKLKFFLAGAMLAIVAQPVIANETLASVKKSDREDLPRQLSASEREEYRAIFAAIRTQQWADAAMRIDALKDDLLAPYARAELFLAKGSPKVELDPLVSLINAAPDMPRAAQLTRLATTRGGTSLPSIPETQKMVWLGGKPVRARASATKGDPIADALSAKILPLIKIDDPASAEKLISEVEGQLTPEALTEWQQRVAWSYYLTGNDAAARQLAGKARRGPGVWATHAEWVIGLAAWRDRDFREASTAFQAVAARGDDSEFRAAGHFWAARADMAGGQPARVQERLRIAARMDETFYGLLAAQALGLAPRNDTGPDMLSADWKRLSKLNNVRAAIAFNEIGEYRLADETLRHQARIGGRGDHAAMVSLAARLNLPETQIWLSHNGPSGANPSANARYPAPDWVPDGGWRVDKSLVFAHALQESNFRRDVVSPAGAYGLMQVMPAAARHMARDRGGDPSREALTNPSTNMEFGQRYMEYLRDFQGTQGLLPKVIAAYNAGPAPVRDWNARNIDGGDPLLYIESLPYWETRGYVTIVLRNYWMYQRNAGDPSSSLAALAQGMWPRFPGLRGATAVRIDPRTRALTAD